From a single Streptomyces sp. 2114.4 genomic region:
- a CDS encoding DUF6011 domain-containing protein encodes MTSRPQQPSLPIPEQGRSRIWCRGAGCHHELTDPESRKRGYGPVCDPETRNRDPRTEHVDQDTIPGT; translated from the coding sequence GTGACGTCCCGCCCGCAGCAACCGTCCCTGCCCATCCCCGAGCAGGGACGCAGCCGCATCTGGTGCCGCGGCGCAGGCTGCCACCACGAACTCACCGACCCGGAATCCCGCAAGCGCGGATACGGGCCCGTCTGTGACCCCGAGACCCGCAACCGCGACCCGCGCACCGAGCACGTCGACCAGGACACCATCCCCGGCACGTGA
- a CDS encoding DciA family protein has product MSREINLASELREAWKEVVTTSNIAPVGYDEETQKLTVRCDNPAAHSLLRLAGPNLIERLNATLPAPIIRSVTLTLRTVRILTTGSREHRDTQLIEDALLDSWHDAVQIYGHGVRVAFVEGACPDGADPIVHRWARTHEAYGIVSERLEADWDHCAPNCPPGPGHRRRKKPGDTAHPGKLDDFCPSAGPRRNAELVRRGAYLCLGFPLGRSYGTRNCMKLARAAGIPVREVTR; this is encoded by the coding sequence ATGAGCCGCGAGATCAACCTCGCCTCCGAATTGCGAGAGGCGTGGAAAGAGGTGGTGACGACCAGCAACATCGCACCGGTCGGTTACGACGAAGAGACGCAGAAGCTGACCGTGCGCTGCGACAACCCCGCGGCCCACAGCCTCTTGCGTCTGGCCGGTCCCAACCTGATCGAACGACTCAACGCCACGCTGCCAGCGCCGATCATCCGGTCGGTGACACTCACCCTCCGCACCGTGCGCATCCTGACCACTGGCTCCCGCGAACACCGGGACACCCAGCTCATCGAGGACGCGCTCCTGGACTCCTGGCACGACGCGGTGCAGATCTATGGCCACGGCGTGCGCGTCGCCTTCGTGGAGGGGGCTTGCCCCGACGGAGCTGATCCCATCGTTCATCGCTGGGCACGGACCCATGAGGCGTACGGCATCGTCTCCGAGCGCCTGGAAGCCGACTGGGATCACTGTGCTCCCAACTGTCCGCCCGGCCCTGGGCACCGCCGCCGAAAGAAGCCTGGCGACACCGCTCACCCCGGCAAACTGGATGACTTCTGCCCCTCGGCCGGTCCCCGCCGGAACGCCGAACTCGTGCGCCGCGGAGCGTACCTCTGTCTCGGATTTCCCCTCGGCCGGTCCTACGGCACCCGCAACTGCATGAAGCTCGCCCGCGCCGCCGGCATTCCCGTCCGAGAGGTGACCCGATGA
- a CDS encoding WYL domain-containing protein, producing the protein MRHTRRAIRAAHATGHALLAAACGLVGLLRYAADTGRTVRIAYVKEDGTASIRDIRPEQVRRSKAGYLYVRAHDFLRDAARSFRLDRITALETA; encoded by the coding sequence ATGCGACACACCCGCCGCGCCATCCGAGCCGCACACGCCACAGGCCACGCCCTCCTGGCAGCCGCCTGCGGACTCGTTGGCCTCCTCCGCTACGCCGCCGACACCGGCCGCACCGTCCGCATCGCCTACGTCAAGGAAGACGGCACCGCGTCGATCCGGGACATCCGCCCCGAGCAGGTCCGACGCAGCAAGGCCGGCTACCTGTACGTCCGCGCCCACGACTTCCTCCGCGACGCGGCCCGCTCCTTCCGCCTCGACCGCATCACCGCCCTGGAGACCGCCTGA
- a CDS encoding DNA cytosine methyltransferase: MYRNDNDALTVMDWFCGAGGSSQGAHAVPGLRVARAANHWERAIESHAANFPDADHYRGDIRKAPVWAWPVTDIFWASPECTNWSVAKGKKRDFVNAMQGDLLDLYAAIEQSKFEADDEGGPTLEEESRALMEEVPLYLRGVIERGGLVKAGIVENVVDVRSWDQWDRWIGEIHKMGYRTHIIALNSMHADPRTVHRAPQSRDRLYVGYWHESLGRTPDWDKWLRPRAWCETCDEWVRAVQSWKRPGVDMGRYRQQYVYRCPHTTCRNSVVEPDALPALAAIDWSIPGQRIGDRARPLADKTLARIKAGLERFATPVPMMVPAGGTWRNDASSVLDPMPTRTTRENDALAVPPLMVPVEGRDGKSATSAALPLRAQTTRNETGLAWLPFVAELRGGGSVARSVSEALATVCASGNHHGLVTPDSITEHLLVPYYGNGAARPVTAPVGALTTRDRYALVNGQPAIEDVRFRMLEPHEIGRAMSFADDYTVLGSKRERVRQYGNAVTPNAAEVLLCALVEAISGEELSRYEEQGGAAKLAVAA, encoded by the coding sequence ATGTACCGCAACGACAACGACGCTTTGACCGTCATGGACTGGTTCTGCGGGGCCGGCGGCTCCTCCCAGGGCGCGCACGCCGTGCCTGGCCTGAGGGTGGCCCGAGCGGCGAACCACTGGGAGCGGGCGATCGAGTCGCACGCCGCGAACTTCCCGGACGCCGACCACTACCGCGGCGACATCCGCAAGGCGCCGGTGTGGGCGTGGCCGGTCACCGACATCTTCTGGGCGTCTCCGGAGTGCACCAACTGGAGCGTGGCCAAGGGCAAGAAGCGGGACTTCGTCAACGCGATGCAGGGCGATCTCCTCGACCTGTACGCCGCGATCGAGCAGAGCAAGTTCGAGGCCGACGACGAGGGCGGCCCGACGCTGGAGGAAGAGTCCCGGGCGCTGATGGAGGAGGTGCCGCTGTACCTGCGGGGTGTCATAGAACGCGGCGGCCTGGTCAAGGCCGGCATCGTCGAGAACGTCGTGGACGTGCGGTCGTGGGACCAGTGGGACCGGTGGATCGGCGAGATCCACAAGATGGGCTACCGCACCCACATCATCGCCCTGAACAGCATGCACGCCGACCCCCGCACCGTTCACCGGGCCCCGCAGTCCCGTGACCGGCTGTACGTCGGCTACTGGCACGAGTCGCTGGGCCGCACGCCTGACTGGGACAAGTGGCTGCGGCCGCGGGCCTGGTGCGAGACGTGCGACGAGTGGGTGCGGGCCGTGCAGTCGTGGAAGCGCCCTGGCGTCGACATGGGTCGTTACCGCCAGCAGTACGTCTACCGCTGCCCTCACACCACGTGCCGCAACAGCGTGGTGGAGCCGGATGCGCTGCCCGCGCTGGCTGCGATCGACTGGTCGATCCCCGGCCAGCGCATCGGCGACCGGGCCCGGCCCCTGGCGGACAAGACCCTCGCCCGGATCAAGGCCGGACTGGAGCGGTTCGCCACCCCGGTGCCGATGATGGTTCCCGCGGGCGGGACATGGCGCAACGACGCGTCAAGCGTGCTGGATCCCATGCCGACCCGCACCACCCGCGAGAACGACGCGCTCGCGGTGCCGCCGCTGATGGTGCCCGTCGAAGGACGAGACGGGAAGTCTGCGACCTCGGCGGCCCTGCCTTTGCGAGCGCAGACCACCCGCAACGAAACGGGATTGGCCTGGTTGCCGTTCGTCGCAGAGTTGCGCGGCGGCGGATCAGTCGCCCGCTCCGTCTCCGAGGCCCTCGCCACCGTGTGCGCCTCTGGCAACCATCACGGCCTGGTCACTCCGGACAGCATCACCGAGCACCTCCTGGTCCCGTACTACGGCAACGGCGCCGCCCGGCCCGTCACCGCCCCTGTGGGTGCCCTGACGACTCGGGACCGGTACGCCCTGGTGAACGGCCAGCCGGCCATCGAAGATGTGCGGTTCCGCATGCTTGAGCCGCACGAGATCGGCCGCGCGATGTCCTTTGCTGACGACTACACGGTCCTCGGCTCGAAGCGGGAGCGGGTGCGCCAGTACGGGAACGCCGTCACGCCGAACGCCGCCGAGGTGCTGCTGTGCGCGCTGGTCGAGGCCATCAGCGGCGAGGAACTGTCTCGTTACGAGGAGCAGGGCGGCGCCGCGAAGTTGGCGGTCGCCGCCTGA
- a CDS encoding Rad52/Rad22 family DNA repair protein yields the protein MANTQAPATAEGPTQHTQNQAPRFTPVQLRMLHKGIAGNRVCHTQGQSYVEAWDVRRHLIRIFGFGGFSIETLSLDLVSQQEIKPGRWTVVYRAQVRLTVYAADGREITHFEDGAAGDAINQPKLGDAHDMAMKTALSQALKRCAVNLGDQFGLGLYNGGKSDAVVHFSAPHPPNEWQKDTEPQPEPVDPPVQPEPEPDATQDASVPAEGRGAEQAPPASESPDPVAGAILAKFYEQAKENWQRPDVLTQIKEGARQKGVLGMEVPGLAPERKPMPFEHFLDALIARATAANRERNAA from the coding sequence ATGGCGAACACGCAGGCCCCCGCAACCGCGGAGGGCCCCACCCAGCACACCCAAAACCAGGCCCCCCGCTTCACCCCCGTCCAGCTCCGCATGCTGCACAAGGGCATCGCCGGCAACCGCGTCTGCCATACGCAAGGACAGTCCTACGTCGAAGCCTGGGACGTCCGCCGTCACCTGATCCGCATCTTCGGCTTCGGCGGCTTCTCCATCGAGACGCTTTCCCTGGACCTGGTGTCCCAGCAGGAGATCAAGCCGGGCCGCTGGACCGTCGTCTACCGCGCCCAGGTCCGCCTCACTGTGTACGCCGCCGATGGCCGCGAGATCACCCACTTCGAAGACGGCGCGGCCGGCGACGCCATCAACCAGCCGAAGCTGGGCGACGCCCACGACATGGCGATGAAGACGGCCCTGTCCCAGGCCCTCAAGCGGTGCGCGGTCAACCTCGGCGACCAGTTCGGCCTGGGCCTGTACAACGGCGGGAAGTCGGACGCGGTGGTGCACTTCTCGGCACCGCACCCGCCGAACGAATGGCAGAAGGACACGGAACCGCAGCCCGAGCCGGTCGATCCGCCCGTCCAGCCCGAGCCGGAGCCGGACGCAACTCAGGACGCGTCCGTCCCTGCCGAAGGTCGCGGTGCCGAGCAGGCGCCGCCAGCCAGCGAGTCGCCGGATCCGGTGGCCGGCGCGATCCTCGCCAAGTTCTACGAGCAGGCCAAGGAGAACTGGCAACGCCCCGACGTCCTCACGCAGATCAAGGAGGGCGCCCGGCAGAAGGGTGTCCTCGGCATGGAGGTCCCGGGGCTGGCGCCGGAGCGGAAGCCGATGCCGTTCGAGCACTTCCTTGACGCGCTCATCGCCCGCGCGACTGCCGCCAACCGCGAAAGGAACGCCGCCTGA
- a CDS encoding helix-turn-helix domain-containing protein: MGDSSRISLPGQRNHSAQTALRVAPNGQWIGTTTGRVATCGHSWMQSVHWVHSSGLYKPSRTHGPRGMNQTTIRICQEIAALTECRPGIAYLARKLGLSERAVQYHFDMLREAGLLAYRSKGTRVSGVGAQASVYERVIPVAFDEALGIRIIGEGVQRRPVGIAEESRSTIGKLAKKAARKVHRTRSRKPSQRRARCTPMQGGTSTTTSAGTTTYPPESKLASGTSDCPTPKIPKQRARRALNRVGRRHQLGRELVAQVPWLGGASPARIAWVAREVADAGWSVTEVAAYLSQFAIGDDQGIRRPSGVLARRLKGATRILRTPQARQECVQAWRDSRQAARSEHDRTQYETFGPGPSSAHVQRLVAEAFTRVQQAPVAEEGCTEYTAATTTFDPASLSRAEVIDQRAAAAKDPAIIGIAISWMGEADARRVYTNAAVNRYLADQEVYA, encoded by the coding sequence TTGGGCGATTCGTCCCGGATTTCCCTCCCCGGGCAGCGCAACCACAGCGCTCAGACGGCACTCCGTGTCGCCCCCAACGGCCAATGGATCGGCACCACCACCGGACGTGTCGCCACCTGCGGCCACTCCTGGATGCAGTCCGTCCACTGGGTCCACAGCTCCGGCCTCTACAAGCCCAGCCGCACCCACGGCCCTCGCGGCATGAACCAGACCACCATCCGCATCTGCCAGGAGATCGCCGCGCTCACCGAGTGCCGCCCCGGGATCGCCTACCTCGCGCGCAAGCTGGGGCTGTCCGAGCGAGCCGTGCAGTACCACTTCGACATGCTCCGCGAAGCCGGACTCCTCGCCTACCGCTCCAAGGGCACCCGCGTCTCCGGCGTCGGTGCGCAGGCATCCGTGTACGAGCGGGTCATCCCGGTCGCGTTCGACGAGGCCCTCGGCATCCGCATCATCGGCGAAGGGGTGCAACGGCGTCCCGTCGGCATCGCCGAGGAGTCCCGCAGCACCATCGGGAAGCTCGCGAAGAAGGCCGCCCGGAAGGTCCACCGCACCCGCTCCCGGAAGCCGTCTCAGCGCAGGGCCCGTTGCACCCCAATGCAGGGTGGTACCTCTACGACGACATCTGCGGGAACTACTACCTATCCCCCTGAGAGCAAGCTCGCCAGCGGGACCAGCGATTGCCCCACCCCGAAGATTCCCAAGCAGCGGGCCCGTCGCGCCCTCAACCGCGTCGGCCGTCGCCATCAGCTCGGCCGTGAGCTCGTCGCCCAGGTCCCGTGGCTCGGCGGCGCCAGCCCCGCCCGTATCGCCTGGGTAGCCCGCGAAGTCGCGGACGCCGGCTGGTCCGTCACCGAGGTGGCCGCTTACCTGTCCCAGTTCGCCATCGGTGACGACCAGGGCATCCGCCGCCCGTCCGGAGTCCTCGCCCGCCGCCTCAAGGGCGCCACCCGGATCCTCCGCACCCCCCAGGCCCGGCAGGAGTGCGTCCAGGCGTGGCGTGACTCCCGGCAGGCCGCCCGAAGCGAGCACGACCGCACGCAGTACGAGACGTTCGGACCCGGCCCGTCCAGCGCCCACGTCCAGCGCCTGGTTGCCGAAGCCTTCACCCGCGTCCAGCAGGCCCCGGTCGCGGAGGAGGGCTGCACCGAGTACACCGCCGCAACCACAACCTTCGACCCGGCATCCCTGTCCCGCGCCGAGGTCATCGATCAGCGCGCCGCGGCCGCCAAGGACCCGGCCATCATCGGAATCGCCATCTCTTGGATGGGTGAGGCCGACGCCCGCCGCGTTTACACCAACGCCGCCGTCAACCGCTACCTCGCCGACCAGGAGGTCTACGCATGA
- a CDS encoding WhiB family transcriptional regulator, with amino-acid sequence MTTLTPETARQQLEDHRHWRYRGCAPDPDQPGRAQGNPDLSLDAWGPYTEEGGEGPSVRNLRLEAAEAVCGTCPVLAVCRTYGLTETSDGKLAEPEGVLGGMRSLDRHKALIARRREAGVPAAPAADDARLDEARTAQKQALLKSLARETDEELVAYRAGMDVRTSNWHRSLLCGLLGLDKETASRQQLLERARELGVLPAGVRIAPDGRWPIAAAPNTDGSRQRRIAPARPVQLVLPGFPHLARGRRTPAAPTTSGARRPRLRIVRTVQPLTLPITTVLEPAA; translated from the coding sequence ATGACCACCCTCACGCCGGAGACGGCACGCCAACAGCTCGAAGACCACCGCCACTGGCGCTACCGCGGGTGCGCGCCCGACCCGGACCAGCCCGGCCGCGCCCAGGGCAACCCGGACCTGAGCCTGGACGCATGGGGGCCGTACACGGAGGAGGGCGGCGAGGGCCCGTCGGTGCGCAACCTGCGGCTGGAGGCGGCCGAGGCCGTGTGCGGCACCTGCCCGGTCCTGGCCGTGTGCCGCACCTACGGCCTCACCGAGACCTCCGATGGCAAGCTCGCCGAACCCGAGGGCGTCCTCGGCGGGATGCGGAGCCTGGACCGCCACAAGGCGCTGATCGCCCGCCGCCGCGAGGCCGGCGTACCCGCGGCACCTGCAGCGGACGACGCCCGGCTCGACGAGGCACGCACCGCCCAGAAGCAGGCCCTCCTGAAGTCGTTGGCGCGTGAGACAGACGAGGAACTGGTCGCGTATCGGGCGGGCATGGACGTCCGCACCAGCAACTGGCACCGCAGCCTCCTGTGCGGCCTCCTCGGCCTGGACAAGGAGACCGCGAGCAGGCAGCAGCTCCTGGAGCGGGCCCGGGAACTCGGCGTCCTCCCCGCGGGAGTTCGGATCGCCCCGGACGGGCGCTGGCCCATAGCCGCGGCCCCGAACACGGACGGCTCCCGGCAGCGGCGGATCGCGCCGGCCCGGCCCGTGCAGCTGGTCCTGCCCGGGTTCCCGCACCTCGCCCGCGGCCGCCGCACACCCGCCGCCCCCACTACCAGCGGCGCCCGCCGGCCGCGGCTGCGGATCGTCCGCACCGTCCAGCCCCTCACCCTCCCCATCACCACCGTCCTGGAGCCCGCCGCATGA
- a CDS encoding DciA family protein has protein sequence MTEPQPSGKDICREALAAYKNRSWAIPGNDPTKRKSKTVRARPGDGRDPVGLGNVIKRIEAEQDWKTGMAGGNIVDQWHTLCPELVGKVQPVSLDATGCLTVQPTSPAYAAHLRILGAQLVGRLQAKGVPVRSIRPLRPGHIAAPSDPAAEDRTERPAEPAPEKTRAQASPGYRAALAAHQAHAADRTETDIQQRARAAADRQTAAMRAHREDPEGHRDAAWFVNDLEEKAAAEREQTRQAAIRRARGERAGLAPEVRTAFQRTA, from the coding sequence ATGACTGAGCCCCAGCCGTCCGGCAAAGACATCTGCCGCGAAGCCCTCGCCGCCTACAAAAACCGCAGCTGGGCCATCCCCGGCAACGACCCCACCAAGCGCAAGAGCAAGACCGTGCGTGCGCGACCAGGCGACGGCCGCGACCCCGTCGGGCTCGGCAACGTCATCAAGCGCATCGAGGCCGAGCAGGACTGGAAGACCGGCATGGCCGGCGGCAACATCGTCGACCAATGGCACACCCTGTGCCCCGAGCTCGTCGGCAAGGTCCAGCCCGTCTCCCTCGACGCCACCGGCTGCCTCACCGTCCAGCCCACCTCCCCCGCCTACGCCGCCCACCTCCGCATCCTCGGCGCCCAGCTCGTCGGCCGTCTCCAAGCCAAGGGCGTGCCCGTACGCTCCATCCGGCCGCTGCGCCCCGGCCACATAGCCGCGCCGTCCGACCCCGCGGCCGAGGACCGTACCGAGCGGCCAGCGGAACCGGCTCCGGAGAAGACCCGCGCGCAGGCTTCCCCCGGCTACCGGGCCGCGCTCGCCGCGCACCAGGCCCACGCCGCCGACCGCACCGAGACTGACATCCAGCAGCGCGCCCGCGCCGCCGCCGACCGCCAGACCGCGGCCATGCGCGCCCACCGCGAGGACCCCGAAGGGCACCGCGACGCCGCGTGGTTCGTCAACGACCTCGAGGAGAAGGCTGCTGCCGAACGCGAGCAGACCCGGCAGGCCGCCATCCGCCGCGCCCGCGGCGAGCGAGCCGGCCTCGCGCCTGAGGTGCGAACCGCCTTCCAACGCACCGCCTGA